In a single window of the Blastopirellula marina genome:
- a CDS encoding efflux RND transporter permease subunit, translated as MSWLVESALKLRVAVVALSILLIVVGIRLVPELPLDVFPEFSPPYVEIQTEAPGLSAEEVENLVTFPLENALVGTPGLDTIRSKSVLGLSSIRLLLSYDADVYRTRQLVQERLASETPRLPVVARAPVILQPLSSLSRMMKIGMWSDELDQRELTELAVWSIRPRLMAIPGVANVAIWGQRNKEFQVLVDPQKLRDHQVTLDTVIKSAGDAVVLDAGGFVDTPNQRLAVRQLSPVRTPGDLAQTVVAYQNGAVLHLGDVAEIKVGSPPAIGDAIINDVPGLLLIVEKQPAANMLEVTRKVEEALDLMKPGLQGVEIDSTIFRPATFIERSIDNLTHALLTGCVLVVIVLVLFLFDWRTAVISLTAIPLSLVATVVVLYWWGLTINTMIIAGLVIALGEVVDDAIIDVENIVRRLRINHAEGHPKSSFRVVLEASLEVRSAVVYATAIIILVFLPIFFLEGLPGAFFRPLALGYVLAITASLLVALLVTPALSLLILPWGKKEAHEPPMSRWLRRPYHAILPWFVRRPVAAIVVLIASFAGTFWLTNQLGQEFLPNFQETDFLMHFVERPGTSIEAMDRVTIEASKELRAIPGVRNFGSHIGRAEAADEVVGPNFTELWISIDESADYDRTHQEIVETVEGYPGLYRDVLTYLRERVKEVLTGSSSSIVVRIYGPDLDGLREKAQEVAAAMEKVEGVGHLKVEPQVLVPQVEVRLRPDAAERFGLTPGQVRRAVTTILRGAKVGEVYENQKKYNVVVWGNEQARSDLTALHDLRIDTPTGGQVPLRDLADVSIVPAPNEVKREGGSRRIDVSCDAEGRDLGSVARDIEVAVQNVPFDHGYHPEFLGEYTARQESQNQLFALSAISLIGMVLILYVDFQSLRLTMIVALTIPFALIGGVVASWIAGGVLSLGSLIGFVTVLGIAARNGIMLVSHYRHLQVEEGEEFGLKLVVRGAEERLLPILMTVLTTSLALLPLAISGNKPGHEIEYPLAVVIIGGLVTSTILNLFILPPLYLLFAKPHQASNDTL; from the coding sequence ATGAGTTGGCTAGTCGAATCTGCTCTGAAGCTGCGTGTCGCCGTGGTGGCACTTTCGATTCTGTTGATCGTGGTTGGCATTCGACTCGTTCCAGAATTGCCGCTAGACGTCTTCCCTGAGTTTTCGCCCCCATATGTTGAGATTCAAACCGAAGCCCCCGGTCTATCGGCAGAAGAGGTTGAGAACCTCGTTACTTTCCCACTTGAAAACGCCCTGGTTGGCACACCGGGACTGGATACAATTCGATCGAAGTCGGTTCTTGGTTTGTCTTCGATTCGCTTGCTTTTAAGTTATGACGCGGATGTTTATCGAACACGGCAACTGGTTCAAGAACGTCTAGCTTCTGAAACGCCGCGGCTTCCAGTCGTTGCTCGGGCACCAGTCATCCTGCAGCCACTCTCCTCGCTAAGCCGTATGATGAAGATCGGCATGTGGTCCGATGAGTTGGACCAGCGTGAATTGACGGAACTGGCCGTTTGGAGCATTCGCCCCCGCCTCATGGCAATTCCCGGCGTGGCCAACGTAGCGATCTGGGGTCAGCGGAATAAGGAATTCCAGGTCTTGGTCGATCCGCAAAAACTGCGTGATCATCAGGTCACGCTCGATACGGTCATTAAATCCGCTGGCGACGCTGTTGTGCTGGACGCAGGTGGTTTCGTTGATACACCCAATCAACGCCTCGCTGTCCGACAACTCTCTCCGGTTCGCACCCCGGGTGATCTAGCACAGACGGTGGTTGCATATCAGAACGGAGCCGTGCTGCATCTGGGGGATGTCGCCGAAATCAAAGTTGGCTCACCGCCGGCGATTGGCGACGCCATTATCAACGATGTGCCTGGTCTGTTGCTGATCGTCGAAAAGCAACCTGCCGCGAACATGCTAGAAGTCACCCGCAAGGTCGAAGAGGCCTTGGATTTGATGAAGCCTGGTCTGCAAGGTGTCGAGATCGATTCTACCATCTTTCGTCCAGCAACGTTTATTGAACGTTCTATCGATAACCTAACGCATGCGCTACTGACTGGATGCGTTCTGGTCGTCATCGTCCTCGTGTTATTCTTATTCGACTGGCGAACGGCCGTCATCAGTTTGACGGCGATCCCGCTTTCCCTGGTTGCGACAGTTGTCGTACTTTACTGGTGGGGCCTGACGATCAATACGATGATTATCGCCGGGCTGGTTATTGCCCTGGGGGAGGTCGTCGACGACGCGATCATCGACGTTGAAAATATCGTGCGGCGTCTCAGGATCAATCATGCAGAAGGACATCCGAAGTCATCGTTTCGGGTCGTACTCGAAGCATCACTCGAGGTACGTAGTGCCGTCGTCTATGCAACGGCGATAATTATTCTAGTCTTTCTGCCAATCTTCTTCCTGGAAGGTTTGCCGGGGGCATTCTTTCGGCCGCTGGCGCTGGGCTATGTCCTAGCAATTACCGCCTCGCTGCTCGTGGCATTGTTGGTCACTCCGGCATTGTCGCTGTTGATTCTTCCTTGGGGAAAGAAGGAAGCACACGAGCCCCCGATGAGCCGTTGGCTGAGGCGTCCTTATCATGCCATCTTGCCGTGGTTCGTCCGTCGACCGGTCGCGGCAATTGTCGTTCTGATCGCATCCTTCGCTGGAACGTTTTGGTTGACCAATCAATTAGGCCAAGAGTTCCTGCCGAACTTCCAAGAGACCGACTTCCTGATGCACTTTGTCGAGCGGCCTGGAACCTCGATCGAAGCGATGGATCGTGTCACGATCGAAGCGAGTAAAGAACTTCGGGCAATTCCCGGCGTGCGAAACTTCGGCAGCCATATCGGCCGAGCAGAAGCCGCCGACGAAGTCGTTGGTCCGAACTTCACTGAACTTTGGATCAGCATCGACGAGTCAGCCGATTACGATAGGACGCACCAGGAAATTGTGGAAACCGTGGAAGGCTATCCTGGCCTCTACCGCGACGTCCTCACATACTTGCGAGAACGCGTGAAAGAAGTGCTTACTGGCTCTAGTTCAAGCATTGTCGTTCGCATTTATGGTCCTGATTTGGATGGCCTGCGTGAGAAGGCGCAGGAAGTGGCCGCGGCGATGGAGAAGGTCGAAGGCGTCGGACATCTGAAGGTCGAGCCCCAGGTACTAGTACCGCAGGTCGAAGTTCGCCTGCGTCCTGATGCGGCGGAAAGATTCGGCCTTACACCGGGTCAGGTCCGCCGCGCCGTGACGACGATCTTGCGTGGTGCCAAGGTAGGCGAAGTCTATGAAAATCAAAAGAAGTACAACGTCGTCGTCTGGGGTAATGAACAGGCCCGTAGTGATCTGACGGCATTACATGACTTGCGGATCGACACGCCGACCGGAGGCCAGGTTCCGTTGCGTGACCTCGCAGACGTTTCAATCGTGCCGGCCCCCAACGAGGTGAAGCGGGAAGGTGGCTCACGGCGAATCGACGTGAGCTGCGACGCCGAGGGACGCGACTTGGGTTCGGTCGCCCGAGACATTGAAGTCGCCGTACAAAACGTACCGTTCGACCACGGCTACCACCCCGAGTTTCTGGGCGAATACACTGCCCGGCAAGAGTCGCAGAATCAGCTCTTTGCTTTGTCGGCTATCTCGCTGATTGGCATGGTCCTCATTCTTTACGTCGACTTTCAGTCACTGCGTTTGACCATGATCGTAGCCCTGACCATTCCTTTCGCCCTCATCGGAGGCGTCGTCGCTTCGTGGATCGCTGGCGGCGTGCTTTCCCTCGGGTCTCTCATCGGTTTCGTCACCGTCCTGGGGATCGCGGCTCGCAATGGCATTATGCTCGTCAGCCATTACCGGCATCTACAAGTGGAAGAAGGGGAAGAATTTGGTTTGAAACTGGTAGTTCGTGGTGCGGAAGAACGCCTATTGCCCATTCTGATGACGGTCCTGACTACATCGCTGGCTCTGTTGCCCCTAGCGATCTCCGGTAACAAGCCTGGCCACGAAATCGAATACCCGCTAGCAGTGGTGATTATCGGAGGATTGGTGACGTCGACGATTCTCAATCTGTTTATCTTGCCCCCGCTTTATCTTCTGTTTGCGAAGCCTCACCAAGCATCCAACGACACGCTGTAA
- a CDS encoding efflux RND transporter periplasmic adaptor subunit: protein MSQESHTLPLLTYTMILIGCLLSVSACNRAAPKSDGHGGAPSKTTHKVSESDLNIVELTEDAVRRLGLDSEAVEEREMFRTRPYGADLMLPTDASIIVSSPLAGTLKSSSDQARLEVGKKVDRDQAVLSIFPLLSPERAVLTPAERIRFAEAKNALAQSKIDAEGVVQQAAVQVDAAKIALQRAQRLLDDMVGTVRAVDEAKAQLEIAEKGLIAAQERQKQVEGVVLDEEAGTLSSIPIPTPINGILRTVQAQPGEMVAAGAPLFEVMNDEVLWVKVPVYVGDLAEIDSQREARVSMISGRPSNEDVFVKPIVSPPTATPMAAAVDLYYLLPNPDGRFQPGQKMALHVPLKGEQKQTAVPWAAVIHDIYGGQWVYEQIEPQKFVRRRIDVAWVDGDWAAVRKGPAVGAKVVTAGAAELAGTEFGFTK from the coding sequence ATGTCTCAAGAATCTCACACGCTCCCGCTGCTTACCTACACAATGATCTTGATTGGGTGCCTGCTATCGGTCTCGGCTTGCAACCGTGCGGCTCCGAAAAGCGATGGTCACGGAGGGGCCCCTTCTAAGACGACCCATAAAGTATCTGAGTCAGACCTGAACATTGTTGAGCTAACAGAAGATGCCGTTCGTCGGCTAGGACTGGATAGCGAAGCAGTAGAAGAACGCGAGATGTTCCGCACCCGACCATATGGAGCGGACTTGATGCTTCCGACGGACGCATCGATCATCGTTTCGTCTCCTCTCGCCGGTACGCTGAAGAGTTCCAGCGACCAAGCCAGACTAGAAGTCGGAAAGAAGGTCGACCGCGATCAGGCAGTGCTTTCGATTTTTCCCTTACTCTCGCCGGAGCGAGCCGTCCTGACGCCTGCCGAGCGTATTCGCTTTGCCGAAGCAAAGAACGCACTCGCGCAATCCAAGATCGATGCCGAAGGTGTCGTACAGCAGGCTGCCGTTCAGGTTGATGCGGCGAAGATCGCGCTTCAGAGAGCGCAGCGACTGCTGGACGACATGGTTGGAACGGTGCGAGCAGTCGACGAAGCAAAAGCTCAGCTCGAGATCGCAGAGAAAGGCCTGATAGCCGCTCAGGAGAGACAGAAGCAAGTCGAGGGAGTTGTCCTCGATGAGGAAGCTGGGACGCTGTCGTCGATTCCGATTCCGACACCGATCAACGGCATTCTGCGGACGGTCCAGGCACAGCCAGGTGAAATGGTTGCCGCAGGAGCTCCTTTGTTCGAGGTGATGAACGACGAGGTTCTGTGGGTGAAGGTACCGGTATATGTGGGCGACCTCGCAGAGATTGATTCGCAGAGGGAAGCACGCGTTTCGATGATCAGCGGTCGCCCTTCCAACGAAGATGTTTTCGTCAAGCCGATCGTTTCTCCACCCACGGCAACCCCTATGGCTGCCGCCGTCGATCTTTACTACCTCTTGCCTAATCCTGACGGACGTTTTCAGCCAGGACAAAAGATGGCTTTGCACGTTCCTTTGAAGGGCGAGCAGAAACAAACTGCGGTCCCTTGGGCAGCTGTCATCCATGACATCTATGGTGGGCAATGGGTTTACGAACAGATTGAACCTCAGAAGTTTGTTCGTCGACGAATTGATGTTGCCTGGGTAGATGGAGATTGGGCCGCCGTTCGCAAAGGGCCTGCGGTTGGTGCTAAGGTCGTCACGGCCGGGGCAGCGGAACTCGCTGGAACCGAGTTCGGCTTCACCAAGTAG
- a CDS encoding sensor histidine kinase produces the protein MLRLSIRWRLTFWYAAALAIILIVFCGLLVPLSYQQLLSRMDGELEEELQELLLEVQIAQNRTELDSSLQARFGAHQTFDFIVFDQQHPVLFASSDVTPEISDALMQTTQKKYSASFETIYVEADRYYRVASRSSNGPSGELEVRALTPLDPLLADAWTLLKLIVILLPLSLLLALMGGYFLAARVLAPVEHIVGVANSITISQLDRRIEVSNPHDELGHLAETLNRLIERLEDAVTEIRRFTADASHELRTPLAILRSEAESALRKSRSEEEYQATLRVVVDEATRLGTLADQLLLLSRQDAGLDAVLIDMVEIDPVLLDVAESLSLLADSRQVILQAQCNCNAAVAGNDIRLSQVFFNIIENAIKYSPLGSTVEIESEINEEHVRVMVRDHGAGIAPQHLTRVFERFYRVDPSRNRAIGGSGLGLSIAKSIVTSHGGTIEIESEEGNGTQVVVTLPKRDTSIRPEVPLKNAIDTNNTHTSNSHVHASGS, from the coding sequence ATGCTGAGGCTATCGATTCGCTGGCGACTAACGTTCTGGTACGCCGCTGCATTGGCTATCATTCTGATTGTCTTCTGCGGGCTGCTTGTTCCCTTGAGCTACCAGCAACTCCTTTCACGCATGGATGGCGAGTTAGAGGAAGAGCTACAGGAACTTCTGCTGGAGGTTCAGATCGCTCAAAACCGAACAGAACTCGATTCCAGCTTACAGGCACGCTTCGGTGCTCATCAGACATTTGACTTCATCGTTTTCGATCAGCAGCACCCCGTCTTATTTGCCAGTTCCGATGTAACTCCAGAGATATCCGATGCGTTGATGCAGACAACACAGAAGAAATACTCCGCGTCGTTCGAGACCATTTACGTGGAAGCCGATCGTTACTACCGCGTTGCCAGTCGCTCCTCGAATGGGCCTAGCGGCGAGTTGGAGGTGCGGGCACTCACGCCACTCGACCCACTTTTAGCCGATGCTTGGACCTTGCTGAAGTTGATCGTTATCTTGTTGCCATTAAGCTTGCTGCTCGCCTTGATGGGTGGTTACTTCCTGGCGGCACGGGTTCTTGCACCGGTCGAACACATTGTTGGCGTCGCGAACTCGATCACGATCTCGCAGCTCGATCGGCGAATTGAAGTATCGAACCCTCACGACGAACTGGGGCACTTGGCCGAAACACTCAATCGACTGATTGAACGCCTGGAAGATGCCGTCACCGAGATCCGGCGATTCACGGCGGATGCTTCGCACGAGCTACGAACGCCGCTGGCAATTCTGCGTTCGGAAGCAGAGTCCGCCCTTCGCAAATCGAGAAGCGAAGAAGAATACCAGGCAACGCTACGGGTTGTTGTCGACGAAGCCACACGCCTGGGAACGTTGGCCGATCAACTACTGCTGCTCAGTCGACAGGATGCCGGATTGGATGCGGTTCTTATCGATATGGTCGAGATAGATCCAGTTCTTCTCGATGTTGCTGAATCGCTCAGCCTACTCGCAGATTCGCGTCAAGTGATTCTGCAGGCCCAATGCAATTGTAATGCGGCGGTCGCTGGAAATGATATTCGGTTGAGTCAGGTATTCTTCAATATCATCGAGAATGCGATCAAGTATTCTCCGCTTGGGTCAACGGTCGAAATCGAATCGGAAATCAATGAGGAACATGTTCGAGTCATGGTAAGAGATCATGGTGCCGGGATTGCTCCGCAGCATCTGACTCGTGTCTTTGAGCGATTCTATCGGGTGGATCCATCCCGAAACCGGGCAATTGGCGGCTCTGGCCTGGGCCTTTCGATCGCCAAGTCGATTGTGACTTCACACGGCGGAACGATCGAGATCGAAAGTGAAGAAGGAAATGGTACCCAGGTAGTTGTCACACTGCCTAAACGTGACACGTCTATTCGACCTGAAGTACCCCTCAAGAACGCCATTGACACAAACAACACGCACACCTCGAATTCTCATGTCCATGCGAGTGGCTCGTAA
- a CDS encoding response regulator transcription factor, with product MSLILVVEDEPRLLTSIVRTLQESGYATLQAETLSEATRNLSEEVDLVLLDLMLPDGSGIDWMTRLRDKDDATPVLVLTARDAVEDRVVGLDAGADDYLVKPFAWDELLARIRVILRRGTRLDSTQLAFGPITVDLINRRAQRSGVPLNLQNRQLEILIYLMKHGDQVVTREMLARDVWNEPTTTWTNVIQVHINHLRKELEANGQSPILHTVRGQGYVLGDVPC from the coding sequence ATGTCCTTGATCTTAGTCGTTGAAGACGAGCCACGCCTTTTGACTAGCATCGTGCGCACGCTGCAGGAATCAGGCTACGCCACTCTCCAGGCGGAAACGCTTTCAGAAGCAACAAGGAACCTTTCAGAAGAGGTTGACCTGGTTCTATTAGACTTGATGTTGCCGGACGGAAGCGGAATCGATTGGATGACGCGACTTCGTGACAAGGACGATGCCACCCCCGTATTGGTTCTGACGGCACGAGATGCTGTGGAAGATCGTGTCGTGGGCCTCGATGCTGGGGCAGACGACTACCTAGTGAAGCCATTCGCTTGGGATGAACTGCTGGCACGTATTCGTGTGATCCTGCGACGGGGAACACGCCTAGATTCAACCCAACTGGCCTTCGGTCCAATCACGGTCGACTTGATCAATCGTCGGGCCCAGCGTAGTGGTGTCCCTCTAAATCTGCAAAATCGGCAACTCGAAATCCTGATCTACCTGATGAAGCACGGGGATCAGGTCGTCACTCGGGAAATGCTAGCCCGCGACGTCTGGAACGAGCCGACCACGACTTGGACCAACGTCATTCAGGTGCATATCAATCACCTTCGCAAGGAACTCGAGGCGAATGGCCAGTCGCCGATTCTTCATACGGTTCGTGGCCAAGGCTATGTGCTGGGAGACGTGCCATGCTGA
- a CDS encoding sulfate adenylyltransferase subunit 1, whose translation MITHKTRAADIDLRHDNPPSGILRLLTCGSVDDGKSTLIGRLLLETGAVYEDQLQSLQLETKRHGTTELLIDPALLVDGLEDERAQGITIDVAYRYVRSPRRKVIIADSPGHEQYTRNMVTAASRSDVALILVDARNGIVQQTKRHAIIASLLGIKRFILAINKMDLIDEKQRVYEAIAHSFEEFSRTLDEVETIAIPLSGLRGDNVCHRSSEMSWYEGPTLLEALESAPDSQCDQGDHFRFPIQRVVRPNSDFRGVSGTIVSGSICVNDPIMVLPQGTRSAIRSIVTMEGEKLSGCTGQAVTITLEDEIDLARGDWIVSPDNESHVSQNVVAMLVWMSRDELDVGRTYILRCVTKKTMAEVESVESVIDIETGSDEQATSLRLNEIGRCRIMLHEPIVHDHYSVTRDTGAFILVDKVSYETVAAGIILPPEEAKQKIGSGNESSVHSGSSSRNIPLGSQGARLEHDSVTVLVSGDDGQAHVDIAQKLATDLANVGFHVVVVDESLIGEGIAEAFGFSSLEGRKRLVRNLQVAHVLNQFGIISLVPVEMADLRRNENALQMLDGEKYMIIETDLSKTDSKVIPITERLSAGEVPQPSNHEKDKCPLRGFTAVSCGAESLHHVIDEIANRVWK comes from the coding sequence ATGATCACGCACAAAACGAGAGCTGCTGATATCGATCTTCGGCATGACAATCCGCCTTCGGGGATTCTTCGGCTACTAACTTGCGGAAGCGTTGATGATGGAAAGAGCACGCTGATCGGGCGGCTATTGCTCGAGACAGGCGCGGTTTACGAAGATCAACTGCAGTCGTTGCAGCTTGAAACTAAACGTCACGGGACGACCGAGCTGCTCATTGATCCTGCGCTACTTGTCGATGGCCTTGAGGACGAAAGAGCTCAAGGGATTACCATCGACGTTGCTTATCGATATGTTCGGTCACCGCGACGGAAAGTCATTATCGCCGATAGTCCAGGACACGAGCAGTATACTAGAAACATGGTCACAGCTGCCTCGCGATCCGATGTTGCCTTGATCTTAGTCGATGCCAGGAACGGGATCGTTCAGCAAACAAAGCGTCATGCTATTATTGCTTCGTTGCTTGGAATCAAACGATTTATCCTGGCCATCAACAAGATGGATTTGATAGACGAGAAGCAGCGAGTCTATGAGGCCATTGCTCATTCCTTCGAAGAATTTTCGAGGACGCTGGATGAGGTAGAAACAATCGCGATCCCCTTATCCGGCCTACGTGGCGACAATGTCTGTCATCGAAGTTCGGAAATGTCTTGGTATGAGGGTCCTACTTTGCTAGAGGCATTGGAGTCTGCTCCCGATTCTCAATGCGACCAAGGAGACCATTTTAGATTCCCAATACAGCGTGTCGTTCGCCCTAATTCTGATTTTCGTGGAGTTAGCGGAACCATTGTATCTGGCTCTATTTGCGTTAACGATCCAATCATGGTTCTGCCGCAGGGGACACGATCTGCGATTCGTTCAATCGTCACCATGGAGGGAGAAAAACTGTCAGGATGCACTGGACAGGCGGTGACAATCACGCTGGAAGATGAGATTGATCTTGCGAGAGGTGATTGGATTGTATCGCCAGACAATGAATCTCACGTAAGTCAGAACGTCGTCGCCATGCTTGTTTGGATGTCAAGAGACGAACTCGATGTGGGAAGAACATATATTCTGAGGTGCGTCACCAAAAAGACGATGGCGGAGGTCGAATCGGTTGAATCTGTGATTGATATCGAAACGGGCAGCGACGAACAGGCGACTTCGCTCCGTCTCAACGAAATCGGGCGATGCCGCATCATGCTTCACGAACCAATCGTGCACGATCATTACAGCGTCACACGCGACACCGGAGCATTTATTCTCGTGGATAAGGTCTCGTATGAGACCGTCGCAGCGGGAATTATTTTACCTCCAGAAGAAGCCAAACAGAAAATTGGCAGTGGTAATGAAAGTAGTGTTCACTCTGGAAGTTCTTCGAGGAACATCCCGTTGGGTTCTCAAGGTGCTCGTCTGGAGCACGATTCAGTTACGGTACTTGTCTCAGGAGATGACGGCCAGGCACACGTGGATATCGCCCAAAAGCTTGCGACTGACTTAGCCAATGTTGGGTTTCATGTGGTGGTGGTGGATGAATCTTTGATTGGTGAGGGGATCGCCGAAGCATTCGGGTTTTCGAGCTTAGAAGGAAGGAAGCGACTCGTACGCAACCTTCAGGTTGCACACGTTCTCAATCAGTTCGGAATTATCAGTCTCGTTCCCGTCGAAATGGCAGACCTACGAAGGAACGAGAACGCTCTACAAATGCTTGATGGTGAAAAATACATGATCATTGAAACAGATTTGTCGAAAACTGATTCGAAAGTGATTCCGATCACGGAGAGACTGTCTGCTGGAGAGGTGCCCCAGCCGTCAAACCATGAGAAAGATAAATGTCCTTTAAGAGGATTCACGGCTGTTTCGTGTGGAGCGGAATCGCTTCACCATGTAATTGACGAGATCGCTAACAGAGTGTGGAAATAG
- the cysD gene encoding sulfate adenylyltransferase subunit CysD produces MLRQEIDPADERYLECKHLRMLEEESIYILREVAECFENPVLLYSIGKDSSVLLHLARKAFYPEKPPFPLLHIDSTWEFREMIEFRDTYVREELGMEVLVEINQDGVDRGVNPFEFPSNVYTDVMRTQPLKSALSRYRFDAAIGGGRREEERSRAKERIFSFRDKHHRWDPRNQRPELWRLYNTWVHRGDSMRVFPLSDWTEEEIWQYILLENIPLVPLYFSKDRPVVNRDGNLIMVDDDRMPLNGAEKPELMKVRFRTLGCYPVTGAIESNACTVSEIVQELRSTRLSERAGRAIDKDEEAAMERKKRQGYF; encoded by the coding sequence ATGCTTAGACAAGAAATAGACCCTGCAGACGAGCGGTATCTCGAATGCAAACATCTGCGAATGTTGGAAGAAGAGAGCATCTACATTCTGCGAGAAGTTGCCGAGTGCTTCGAGAATCCTGTACTCCTTTATTCCATTGGAAAAGACTCGAGCGTTCTACTGCATCTCGCTCGCAAGGCATTTTATCCTGAGAAGCCACCGTTCCCGCTGCTCCATATCGACTCGACGTGGGAATTCCGGGAGATGATCGAATTTCGAGATACCTATGTTCGGGAAGAACTTGGGATGGAAGTTCTCGTGGAGATCAATCAGGACGGAGTCGATCGAGGTGTGAATCCGTTCGAGTTTCCCAGTAATGTCTACACGGATGTGATGCGAACGCAGCCGTTGAAATCAGCTCTTTCACGTTATCGGTTTGACGCAGCAATCGGCGGAGGACGGAGGGAAGAAGAACGCTCACGGGCAAAGGAACGCATTTTTTCCTTTCGCGACAAACATCATCGATGGGATCCACGGAACCAGCGTCCAGAACTTTGGCGTCTTTATAACACCTGGGTCCATCGCGGTGACAGTATGCGAGTATTTCCTCTTTCGGATTGGACCGAGGAGGAAATATGGCAATACATACTTCTCGAAAATATTCCTCTTGTACCTCTTTACTTTTCCAAGGATCGACCAGTCGTTAATCGCGATGGCAACTTGATCATGGTAGACGACGATCGAATGCCGCTAAACGGAGCAGAGAAACCAGAATTAATGAAGGTTCGATTTCGGACACTCGGATGTTACCCAGTGACAGGCGCCATTGAATCGAACGCATGCACCGTATCGGAAATTGTTCAGGAACTGCGATCGACACGTTTGTCAGAACGTGCTGGCCGCGCGATTGACAAAGACGAAGAAGCCGCAATGGAACGTAAAAAGCGACAAGGATATTTCTAA